A section of the Roseomonas marmotae genome encodes:
- a CDS encoding multidrug effflux MFS transporter produces MTAHAGAEATEVPAAPRPHVPLWLLALLTFSGTVAMHIFVPALPSAGRDLGASAGAMQMTVSLYILGLAFGQLVYGPLSDRYGRRPVLMIGLTLYTLSGLAAALAPDAQALIAARLFQALGGCAGLVLGRAIVRDLAGPQEAARRLALMNLMVTLGPGLAPLLGGAMASSMGWRSIFVLLCGLGAVNFLFAWRMLPETGRRAANLGGTTLMRNYLRLLRSPTFLGYALGGGCATTSMYAFIASAPFIFVNELRRPAEEVGIYLAIMIGGVWLGSVLASRLMSGAAIGRVMVRANLLSLLGAALFLGAALSGRLSVAWAVAPIFIFTLGAGIASPAALTQAIGVNPQVIGSASGLYGFIQMAVGAICTALAGIGGDPALAAGLVLVGSGLVAQLGFWVAMRETGVTARREPA; encoded by the coding sequence ATGACCGCGCATGCGGGGGCGGAGGCGACCGAGGTGCCGGCGGCGCCCCGGCCGCATGTGCCGCTCTGGTTGCTGGCGCTGCTGACCTTCAGCGGCACCGTGGCCATGCATATCTTCGTGCCGGCACTGCCGTCGGCGGGCCGAGACCTGGGCGCCAGTGCCGGGGCGATGCAGATGACGGTCAGCCTCTACATCCTTGGGCTGGCCTTCGGGCAGCTCGTCTATGGGCCACTGTCGGACCGCTATGGCCGCCGCCCCGTGCTGATGATCGGGCTGACGCTCTATACCCTCTCCGGCCTCGCCGCGGCCCTCGCGCCGGACGCGCAGGCGCTGATCGCGGCAAGGCTGTTCCAGGCACTGGGGGGTTGCGCCGGGCTTGTGCTGGGCCGCGCCATCGTGCGCGACTTGGCGGGGCCGCAGGAGGCCGCGCGCCGGCTGGCACTGATGAACCTGATGGTGACGCTGGGGCCGGGGCTGGCGCCGCTGCTGGGCGGTGCCATGGCGTCCTCCATGGGCTGGCGCTCGATCTTCGTGCTGCTCTGCGGGCTGGGCGCCGTCAATTTCCTCTTCGCCTGGCGCATGCTGCCGGAGACGGGGCGGCGGGCAGCCAACTTGGGCGGCACGACGCTGATGCGGAACTATCTGCGCCTGCTCCGCTCCCCGACCTTCCTGGGCTATGCGCTGGGCGGCGGCTGCGCGACGACCTCGATGTATGCCTTCATCGCCTCAGCTCCCTTCATCTTCGTCAATGAGCTGCGCCGCCCGGCCGAGGAGGTAGGCATCTATCTCGCCATCATGATCGGCGGCGTCTGGCTGGGCAGCGTGCTGGCCAGCCGGCTGATGAGTGGGGCGGCGATCGGGCGGGTCATGGTGCGCGCCAATCTGCTGAGCCTGCTGGGGGCCGCGCTCTTCCTGGGGGCGGCGCTGTCGGGGCGGTTGAGTGTCGCCTGGGCGGTGGCGCCGATCTTCATCTTCACGCTCGGCGCCGGCATCGCCAGCCCGGCGGCGCTGACCCAGGCCATCGGCGTCAATCCGCAGGTCATCGGCTCGGCCTCCGGCCTCTATGGCTTCATACAGATGGCGGTGGGTGCGATCTGCACGGCACTGGCCGGGATCGGTGGCGATCCGGCACTGGCGGCGGGGTTGGTACTGGTGGGCTCGGGGCTGGTCGCGCAGCTGGGCTTCTGGGTGGCGATGCGCGAGACGGGCGTGACGGCGCGGCGGGAGCCGGCCTGA
- the pip gene encoding prolyl aminopeptidase codes for MPRGDLFPDIAPYETGLLPLSGGHVMYWEQAGNPRGQPVLFLHGGPGAGAGAVHRRFFDPQQWRIIIFDQRGAGRSRPLGELRDNTTPHLVRDIELLRNFLGVEQWLLFGGSWGSTLALAYAQAHPERVTGCVLRGVFLGRKREVEWFLYGLRRVFPDAWTEFAEHVPEAERGDLLGAYLRRLCHPEPEVHLPAARAWSQYEGMCSTLLPSPDTVASFAQDRSALGLARIEAHYFANDLFLPPEGLLGGMGRIAHIPAEIIQGRYDMVCPAESAFDLAAAWPRARLTVIPDAGHSALEPGVRIALVAAVERFRRRS; via the coding sequence ATGCCCCGCGGAGACCTCTTTCCCGACATCGCGCCCTATGAAACGGGCCTGCTGCCGCTTTCCGGCGGGCACGTCATGTATTGGGAACAGGCGGGTAACCCGCGTGGCCAGCCCGTGCTCTTCCTGCATGGAGGGCCGGGGGCGGGGGCCGGGGCCGTGCACCGCCGCTTCTTCGACCCGCAGCAATGGCGCATCATCATCTTCGACCAGCGCGGCGCCGGCCGCTCCCGCCCGCTGGGAGAATTGCGGGATAATACCACCCCGCATCTGGTGCGGGATATCGAACTGCTCCGGAATTTCCTGGGCGTGGAGCAGTGGCTGCTCTTCGGTGGCTCCTGGGGCTCGACCCTGGCGCTGGCCTATGCCCAGGCGCATCCGGAGAGGGTGACGGGCTGCGTGCTGCGCGGCGTCTTCCTGGGCCGGAAGCGGGAGGTGGAGTGGTTCCTCTACGGCCTCCGCCGCGTCTTCCCGGATGCCTGGACCGAATTCGCCGAGCATGTGCCGGAAGCCGAGCGGGGGGATCTGCTCGGTGCCTATCTGCGGCGGCTCTGCCACCCCGAGCCGGAGGTGCACCTGCCCGCCGCCCGGGCCTGGAGCCAGTATGAGGGCATGTGCAGCACCCTGCTGCCCAGCCCGGACACCGTGGCCAGCTTCGCCCAGGACCGCTCGGCCCTGGGGCTGGCGCGGATCGAGGCGCACTACTTCGCCAATGACCTTTTCCTGCCCCCGGAGGGGCTGCTGGGGGGCATGGGAAGGATCGCGCATATTCCGGCCGAGATCATCCAGGGCCGCTACGACATGGTCTGCCCCGCGGAATCCGCCTTTGACCTGGCAGCCGCCTGGCCACGGGCACGGCTGACCGTGATTCCCGATGCCGGGCACTCGGCGCTGGAGCCCGGGGTGAGGATAGCCCTGGTGGCGGCGGTAGAGCGCTTCCGGCGCCGTAGCTGA
- a CDS encoding IS5 family transposase (programmed frameshift) has protein sequence MARLFWLSDEAWAAIEPHLPRGRPGKPRVDDRRVISGILHVLKTGCRWRDVPAAYGPPTTIYNRFNRWSGRGLWQRLFAKMAASGEIPQELSLDSSHVKAHRSAAGGKGGSGTQAVGRSRGGRTSKIHCLADDRGRPVAFALTPGNTADISMALPLLGAVAAPKCLIADKAYDAESLRRWLKERRIKAVIPSTATRTRPYPLDRQAYRRRNQIERLFCRLKNWRRVATRYDRLAQNYLASLALIAAVTEWI, from the exons ATGGCGCGGTTGTTCTGGCTGTCGGATGAGGCTTGGGCTGCCATTGAGCCACACCTGCCGCGCGGCAGGCCAGGCAAGCCCCGCGTGGATGACCGGCGGGTGATCAGCGGCATCCTGCACGTGCTCAAGACCGGCTGCCGCTGGCGCGATGTGCCTGCGGCCTACGGTCCGCCGACCACCATCTACAATCGCTTCAACAGGTGGTCCGGACGTGGTCTGTGGCAGCGCCTGTTCGCGAAGATGGCCGCCTCCGGCGAGATACCTCAGGAACTCAGCTTGGACAGCTCCCACGTGAAGGCGCACCGCTCGGCCGCGGGTGGAAAAGGGGGGAGTG GGACGCAGGCGGTTGGCCGCTCGCGCGGCGGCCGCACCTCGAAAATCCATTGTCTGGCCGATGATCGCGGCCGACCGGTCGCTTTCGCGCTGACGCCGGGCAACACCGCCGACATCAGCATGGCGCTGCCACTGCTCGGGGCCGTGGCCGCACCGAAGTGCCTCATCGCAGACAAGGCTTATGACGCCGAAAGCCTGCGGCGCTGGCTCAAGGAGCGCCGCATCAAGGCCGTCATCCCTTCCACCGCGACCCGCACCAGGCCCTACCCACTCGACCGCCAGGCCTATCGGCGCCGCAACCAGATCGAGCGCCTGTTCTGCCGCCTCAAGAACTGGCGGCGCGTCGCCACCCGCTACGACCGCCTGGCCCAGAACTACCTGGCCTCACTCGCGCTGATCGCCGCCGTCACAGAGTGGATCTGA
- a CDS encoding NAD-glutamate dehydrogenase, with translation MSGAATSEGGARAELLRAAAETLRRQAPALPEDAVLLLHHLAAALPTEELAAEPAERLAAAAASLYAHAAQRRPGEAKVRLTPPGPGRGGAALAEIVTDDMPFLVDSVLAALALSGRKVRRLLHPVLRVRRDAEGRLLGLGAAEGKAESMMHVEIAPGLLRLTGEHRAPVENWEAVETALRQAMADVRLAVTDYPAILKRLETAEREIAGSAEAAPAQAFLRWMAEENFVCLGHRLLRLEPEVAAEDGLGLLRDESLPVFDTLRDLKAIPAAVLAQLRDGVPLTVAKANMRARVHRPQHADVVATRVFGADGRVVAIRLFLGLFAAAAYNRNPRSIPWLSAKVERILAAAGVAGDSHDGRALRNILDTWPRDELFQADEAAILDGARRALDLSIRPRAALVLRRDPFERFVSAIVWLPRDTFDTRLREAVGGILARAFGGRLSAFHIALGDGPLARVHYVLGTTPGAVPVVDDAALEAAIGQAARSFTDRLAEALTAELGEARAADTLSRWSDAFSGFYAAHTGTTTAVADIQMAEAALASGHPSARLERAPGAGPRVLSLRLANPGGPLPLADVLPLFESLDLRAIEETPHNLSLPGGSRVVLHVFALEAGADLTEARFPAMLEALSALLEGRAEADGFNRLVARAGLSWREAWLLRALFRWLKQVGFAFAQGSVEAALAAEPRAARLLVALFQSRFDPARPREAQAEQAIEAEWSALMEQIEDPDADRIFSRLRLVLDAVLRTNFHQDKPYLSLKIDSAAAGEMPSPRPWREIFVHAPHMEGCHLRAGAVARGGIRWSDRREDFRTEILGLMKAQRLKNAVIVPTGAKGGFVLKGHVPPASDREAFMATGIAAYTTLIRGMLDITDNLRGEEVVPPPDLVRRDGNDPYIVAAADKGTAKFSDLANSLAQEYGFWLGDAFASGGSQGYDHKAMGITARGAWVMIARHFAEFGHDIQAEPFSCVGVGDMSGDVFGNGLLVSRQTKLIAAFDHRHIFIDPDPDPATSYEERARLFALPRSSWADYDVRKVSEGGGVYPRNARFIPLSDRAREVLGIEEQKPDPATVMRAILRAPVDLLYFGGIGTYIKAGTETQAEAGDRANDAIRIDGREVRVRVIGEGANLGVTQAGRIEAARQGAGGAGVKLNTDALDNSAGVSTSDHEVNIKILLADVQAAGAITPQRRDALLREMTDEVAALVLRDNSEQSLAISLEEAAGAEALPAHAALIARLESVGLLDRAVAGLPDAGVIADRAAAGEGLCRPELAALLPFTKLWLTEAIEASTLPDDPALAPLLQAYFPQPLQREFPEAIARHRLRRELLATILANLVANRLGPAELARLATGTEPAEVVRAAILADRLLGLDAAAQAADAAPAPATARRDAALAIRQLHAAVARDLLSLPGQGGLEEDLAALRPGIDALAAAEMEAAAGDPTASALQAAGLPEQVARLAAAAPSLEAAPAIVRLAATAGVSPAQAGAAWHQAGEAFHLPALRLSVSQATAPGPFGARAKAALLDDLTALQARLAVAQLRGTALPDAEAVARTAQEASARPDLAAVTVAVREIGRILG, from the coding sequence TTGAGCGGTGCCGCCACCAGTGAGGGTGGAGCCCGTGCCGAGTTGCTGCGCGCGGCGGCGGAGACGCTGCGGCGCCAGGCGCCGGCGCTGCCGGAGGATGCCGTCCTGCTGCTGCATCACCTGGCCGCTGCCCTGCCGACCGAGGAGCTGGCGGCCGAGCCGGCGGAGCGCCTCGCCGCCGCCGCCGCCAGCCTCTACGCCCATGCCGCGCAGCGCCGGCCGGGCGAGGCCAAGGTGCGCCTGACGCCGCCCGGGCCTGGCCGGGGCGGCGCGGCACTGGCGGAAATCGTCACGGACGACATGCCCTTCCTGGTGGACAGCGTGCTGGCGGCGCTGGCCCTCTCCGGCCGCAAGGTGCGGCGGCTGCTGCACCCCGTGCTGCGGGTGCGGCGGGATGCGGAGGGCCGGCTGCTCGGGCTCGGTGCGGCCGAGGGCAAGGCCGAGAGCATGATGCATGTGGAAATCGCCCCCGGCCTGCTGCGCCTGACCGGCGAGCACCGGGCGCCCGTAGAGAACTGGGAGGCGGTGGAGACCGCGCTGCGCCAGGCCATGGCCGATGTGCGGCTGGCCGTGACGGATTACCCGGCCATCCTCAAGCGGCTGGAGACGGCGGAGCGGGAAATCGCCGGCTCGGCCGAGGCCGCCCCGGCCCAGGCCTTCCTGCGCTGGATGGCCGAGGAGAATTTCGTCTGCCTCGGCCACCGCCTGCTGCGGCTGGAGCCGGAGGTGGCCGCCGAGGACGGGCTGGGCCTGCTGCGCGACGAATCCCTCCCGGTCTTCGACACGCTGCGCGACCTCAAGGCCATTCCCGCCGCCGTGCTGGCGCAGCTGCGGGACGGCGTGCCCCTGACCGTCGCCAAGGCCAATATGCGGGCGCGGGTGCACCGGCCGCAGCATGCGGATGTGGTGGCCACGCGCGTCTTCGGCGCCGATGGGCGGGTGGTGGCCATCCGCCTCTTCCTCGGCCTCTTCGCCGCCGCCGCCTATAACCGCAACCCCCGCAGCATCCCCTGGCTCTCCGCCAAGGTGGAGCGCATCCTGGCCGCCGCCGGCGTGGCCGGGGACAGCCATGACGGCCGCGCCCTGCGCAACATCCTCGACACCTGGCCGCGCGACGAGCTGTTCCAGGCCGATGAAGCCGCCATCCTCGATGGCGCCCGGCGGGCACTCGACCTCTCCATCCGTCCGCGCGCCGCGCTGGTGCTGCGGCGCGACCCCTTCGAGCGCTTCGTCTCCGCCATCGTCTGGCTGCCGCGGGACACCTTCGACACGCGGCTGCGGGAGGCGGTGGGCGGCATCCTCGCGCGCGCCTTCGGCGGCCGGCTCTCGGCCTTCCATATCGCGCTGGGGGACGGGCCGCTGGCGCGGGTGCACTACGTGCTCGGTACCACCCCCGGCGCCGTGCCGGTTGTGGATGACGCCGCGCTGGAAGCCGCCATCGGCCAGGCCGCGCGCTCCTTCACCGACCGCCTGGCCGAGGCGCTGACCGCCGAGCTGGGCGAGGCGCGCGCGGCCGATACCCTGTCCCGCTGGTCCGATGCCTTCTCGGGCTTCTACGCCGCCCATACCGGCACCACGACGGCGGTGGCGGATATCCAGATGGCGGAGGCGGCGCTGGCCAGCGGCCATCCCAGCGCGCGGCTGGAACGCGCGCCGGGTGCCGGGCCGCGCGTGCTGTCGCTGCGGCTGGCCAATCCCGGCGGCCCGCTGCCGCTGGCCGATGTGCTGCCGCTGTTCGAGAGCCTGGACCTGCGTGCCATCGAGGAGACGCCGCACAACCTCTCCCTCCCGGGCGGCAGCCGTGTGGTGCTGCATGTCTTCGCGCTGGAAGCCGGCGCCGATCTCACGGAGGCGCGCTTCCCGGCAATGCTGGAGGCGCTCTCCGCCCTGCTGGAAGGGCGGGCGGAGGCCGACGGCTTCAACCGTCTGGTGGCCCGCGCCGGCCTCTCCTGGCGTGAGGCCTGGCTGTTGCGCGCCCTCTTCCGCTGGCTGAAGCAGGTGGGCTTCGCCTTCGCGCAGGGCTCGGTGGAAGCCGCGCTGGCGGCGGAGCCGCGCGCCGCGCGGTTGCTGGTCGCGCTGTTCCAGTCCCGTTTCGATCCCGCCCGCCCCCGCGAGGCCCAGGCCGAGCAGGCCATCGAGGCCGAATGGTCGGCGCTGATGGAGCAGATCGAGGATCCGGATGCCGACCGCATCTTCTCCCGCCTGCGGCTGGTGCTGGATGCGGTGCTGCGCACCAATTTCCATCAGGACAAGCCCTATCTCTCGCTGAAGATCGACAGTGCCGCGGCCGGCGAGATGCCGAGCCCGCGCCCCTGGCGCGAGATTTTCGTGCATGCCCCCCACATGGAGGGCTGCCATCTGCGCGCCGGCGCGGTGGCGCGCGGCGGCATCCGCTGGTCCGACCGGCGGGAGGATTTCCGCACGGAGATCCTGGGGCTGATGAAGGCGCAGCGGCTGAAGAACGCCGTCATCGTGCCGACCGGCGCCAAGGGCGGCTTCGTCCTCAAGGGCCATGTGCCGCCGGCCAGCGACCGCGAGGCTTTCATGGCCACCGGCATCGCCGCCTATACGACGCTGATCCGCGGCATGCTGGACATCACCGACAACCTGCGCGGCGAGGAGGTGGTGCCGCCGCCCGACCTGGTGCGGCGCGATGGAAACGATCCCTATATCGTTGCCGCCGCCGACAAGGGCACGGCCAAGTTCAGCGACCTCGCCAACAGTCTGGCGCAGGAATACGGCTTCTGGCTGGGCGATGCCTTCGCCAGCGGCGGCAGCCAGGGCTACGACCACAAGGCCATGGGCATCACCGCCCGCGGCGCCTGGGTGATGATCGCCCGCCACTTCGCCGAGTTCGGCCACGACATCCAGGCCGAACCCTTCAGCTGCGTCGGCGTGGGCGACATGTCCGGTGACGTCTTCGGCAACGGGCTGCTGGTCTCGAGGCAGACGAAGCTGATCGCGGCCTTTGATCACCGCCACATCTTCATCGACCCCGATCCGGACCCCGCGACCAGCTATGAGGAGCGCGCCCGCCTCTTCGCGCTGCCGCGTTCCTCCTGGGCCGATTACGACGTGCGCAAGGTGAGCGAGGGCGGTGGCGTCTATCCGCGCAATGCCCGCTTCATCCCCCTCTCCGACCGCGCGCGGGAGGTGCTGGGGATCGAGGAGCAGAAGCCGGACCCCGCCACCGTCATGCGCGCCATCCTGCGCGCGCCCGTGGACCTGCTCTATTTCGGCGGCATCGGCACCTACATCAAAGCCGGCACGGAGACCCAGGCCGAGGCCGGGGACCGCGCCAACGACGCCATCCGCATCGACGGGCGGGAAGTTCGGGTGCGCGTGATCGGGGAGGGCGCCAACCTGGGCGTCACCCAGGCCGGCCGCATCGAGGCCGCGCGCCAGGGTGCGGGCGGCGCCGGGGTGAAGCTGAACACCGACGCGCTGGACAATTCGGCCGGTGTCTCCACCTCCGACCATGAGGTGAACATCAAGATCCTGCTGGCGGACGTGCAGGCTGCCGGCGCCATCACCCCGCAGCGCCGCGATGCCTTGCTGCGGGAGATGACGGATGAGGTCGCGGCCCTGGTGCTGCGGGACAATTCCGAGCAGTCCCTGGCCATCAGCCTGGAGGAAGCGGCGGGGGCGGAGGCGCTGCCCGCCCATGCGGCGCTGATCGCCCGGCTGGAATCCGTGGGCCTGCTGGACCGTGCCGTGGCCGGCCTGCCCGATGCCGGCGTCATCGCCGACCGTGCCGCCGCCGGGGAAGGGCTGTGCCGGCCCGAGCTGGCTGCACTGCTGCCCTTCACAAAGCTCTGGCTGACCGAGGCGATCGAGGCCAGCACGCTGCCGGACGACCCGGCCCTGGCGCCGCTGCTGCAGGCCTATTTCCCGCAGCCGCTGCAACGGGAATTCCCGGAGGCCATCGCCCGCCACCGGCTGCGCAGGGAACTGCTGGCGACCATCCTGGCCAATCTGGTGGCCAACCGCCTGGGCCCGGCAGAGCTGGCACGGCTGGCCACCGGCACGGAGCCGGCCGAGGTGGTGCGCGCCGCCATCCTGGCCGACCGCCTGCTGGGGCTGGATGCCGCGGCCCAGGCCGCCGATGCGGCGCCCGCCCCCGCCACCGCGCGGCGGGATGCGGCGCTGGCCATCCGCCAGCTGCATGCCGCCGTGGCGCGGGACCTGCTCAGCCTGCCCGGCCAGGGTGGGCTGGAGGAGGACCTCGCCGCCCTGCGCCCGGGGATCGATGCCCTGGCCGCGGCCGAGATGGAAGCCGCTGCCGGTGATCCCACCGCCAGCGCCCTGCAGGCGGCAGGCCTGCCGGAACAGGTGGCGCGCCTGGCCGCCGCCGCGCCCTCGCTGGAGGCCGCGCCCGCCATCGTGCGGCTGGCCGCCACCGCCGGTGTGTCGCCGGCCCAGGCCGGTGCCGCCTGGCATCAGGCAGGGGAGGCTTTCCACCTGCCGGCCCTGCGCCTTTCGGTTAGTCAGGCCACGGCCCCCGGTCCCTTCGGGGCTCGTGCCAAGGCGGCGCTGCTGGACGACCTGACGGCATTGCAAGCCCGGCTGGCGGTGGCGCAACTGCGCGGCACCGCCTTGCCGGATGCCGAGGCCGTGGCACGCACGGCACAGGAAGCCTCCGCCCGGCCGGATCTGGCGGCGGTGACGGTGGCGGTGCGGGAGATCGGGCGGATCCTCGGCTGA
- a CDS encoding cupin domain-containing protein, whose product MSMTLADLLAPITPEQFFAEYYDKQPLHIPGSPAKFAQVLSWRGINRLLDQTHIWSSQSLKLVREGVAVPPEQYCTRATSRDGAPVMQPDSALVAQWVGRGASVVMNDVDSLSPGLASVSDALEAAGLGKAQANVYISWQSHKAFHSHFDTHDVWAVQVEGEKYWNIWEGRAEWPIAHPVFKGLGQEHHDRAKGKLRAKVLVKTGDLLYLPRGWYHDALAEAPASVHIAYGVHAPLGMDLMNILLERAIYDAAFRQPLPRQDGTAAARFALTSRAAQLGQRLSELTRDPKVMDVLGKFVADYRYRRGGNDLLAARGLAQAGAPGIPEEAAEGTTFRVLVNGAKPVRRGAEWQLKGPNATLPLLPAEAEATAWLLSRPDVAEAELRAAHPGVDAPTLLQRLTGAGLLAPA is encoded by the coding sequence ATGAGCATGACGCTGGCCGACCTCCTGGCGCCCATCACGCCGGAACAGTTCTTCGCCGAGTACTATGACAAGCAGCCCCTGCACATCCCGGGCAGCCCGGCGAAATTCGCCCAGGTGCTGTCCTGGCGCGGCATCAACCGGCTGCTGGACCAGACGCATATCTGGTCCAGCCAGTCGCTGAAGCTGGTGCGGGAGGGCGTGGCGGTGCCGCCGGAGCAGTATTGCACCCGCGCCACCAGCCGCGACGGGGCGCCCGTGATGCAGCCGGATTCCGCGCTGGTGGCGCAATGGGTCGGCCGCGGCGCCTCGGTCGTCATGAACGACGTGGACAGCCTCTCCCCCGGCCTCGCCAGCGTCTCGGATGCGCTGGAAGCGGCGGGCCTCGGCAAGGCCCAGGCCAATGTCTACATCTCCTGGCAGAGCCATAAGGCCTTCCATTCCCATTTCGACACGCATGACGTCTGGGCCGTGCAGGTCGAGGGCGAGAAATACTGGAACATCTGGGAAGGCCGCGCCGAGTGGCCGATCGCCCACCCCGTCTTCAAGGGCCTGGGGCAGGAGCACCACGACCGCGCCAAGGGCAAGCTGCGCGCCAAGGTGCTGGTGAAGACCGGCGACCTGCTCTACCTGCCGCGCGGCTGGTACCATGACGCCCTGGCCGAGGCACCGGCCTCCGTCCATATCGCCTATGGCGTGCATGCGCCGCTGGGCATGGACCTCATGAACATCCTGCTGGAGCGCGCCATCTACGACGCCGCTTTCCGCCAGCCGCTGCCGCGCCAGGATGGAACCGCCGCCGCCCGCTTCGCGTTGACCAGCCGCGCCGCCCAGCTCGGGCAGCGCCTTTCCGAACTGACGCGGGACCCGAAGGTAATGGATGTGCTGGGCAAGTTCGTGGCGGATTACCGCTACCGCCGTGGCGGCAACGACCTGCTGGCCGCCCGTGGCCTGGCCCAGGCCGGCGCCCCCGGCATTCCGGAGGAAGCCGCCGAAGGCACCACCTTCCGCGTGCTGGTCAATGGCGCCAAGCCCGTGCGGCGCGGCGCCGAATGGCAGCTGAAGGGCCCCAATGCCACCCTGCCCCTGCTTCCCGCCGAGGCCGAGGCCACGGCCTGGCTGCTGTCCCGGCCCGATGTGGCGGAGGCCGAGCTGCGTGCCGCCCATCCCGGCGTGGATGCGCCCACCCTGCTGCAACGCCTGACCGGCGCCGGCCTGCTGGCCCCGGCCTGA
- a CDS encoding MFS transporter yields MSRKAWAWAFYDWANSAFPTVVSTFVIAAYVAQGVAADPATGQAMWGWMQTLAGIAIALLSPVLGAVADAGGRRRLMLLACILFTAFFTALIWFTEPQPQDAVWALVCVGLATVGFELGTVFYNSMLPQVAPPERLGRVSGLAWGLGYAGGLACLAVCLLLLVLPDPSPLGLDRGQAEHVRATALLVAAWMLFFGWPVLLALPDPPPPRPRWGEAARRGLAEIGGVLRGLPRHPAMARFLVARLFYTDGLNTLFAFGAIYAAGVFGMKFEEILLFGIALNVTAGLGAAGFGMLEDRIGAKRTILVALGCIIVIGLGLVLVQSKTVFWGLAMVLGLFMGPAQSASRSLMAALAPPREASAYFGLFALSGRITGFLGPATLAAVTAMTGSQRLGIATVLVFLALGAAILATMQVPAPRR; encoded by the coding sequence ATGTCGCGAAAGGCCTGGGCCTGGGCGTTCTATGACTGGGCCAATAGCGCCTTTCCCACGGTCGTCTCCACCTTCGTCATTGCCGCCTATGTCGCGCAGGGCGTGGCGGCGGACCCGGCCACGGGGCAGGCCATGTGGGGCTGGATGCAGACGCTGGCGGGCATCGCCATCGCGTTGCTCTCCCCCGTGCTGGGGGCGGTGGCGGATGCGGGCGGGCGGCGGCGGTTGATGCTGCTGGCCTGCATCCTCTTCACGGCCTTCTTCACCGCACTGATCTGGTTCACCGAGCCGCAGCCGCAGGATGCGGTCTGGGCGCTGGTCTGCGTCGGCCTGGCGACGGTGGGGTTCGAGCTGGGGACGGTCTTCTACAATTCCATGCTGCCGCAGGTGGCGCCGCCGGAGCGGCTGGGGCGGGTGTCCGGCCTGGCCTGGGGGCTGGGCTATGCGGGCGGGCTGGCTTGCCTGGCGGTCTGCCTGCTGCTGCTGGTGCTGCCCGATCCCTCGCCGCTGGGACTGGACCGGGGGCAGGCGGAGCATGTCCGCGCCACGGCGCTGCTCGTGGCGGCCTGGATGCTGTTCTTCGGCTGGCCGGTGCTGCTGGCCCTGCCGGACCCGCCCCCACCGCGCCCACGCTGGGGGGAAGCGGCGCGGCGTGGGCTGGCCGAGATCGGCGGCGTGCTGCGCGGCCTGCCACGGCACCCCGCCATGGCGCGCTTTCTGGTGGCGCGGCTGTTCTATACGGACGGGCTGAACACGCTCTTCGCCTTCGGCGCCATCTATGCCGCGGGCGTCTTCGGCATGAAGTTTGAGGAGATCCTGCTCTTCGGCATCGCGCTGAATGTCACGGCCGGGCTCGGGGCCGCCGGCTTCGGGATGCTGGAGGACCGGATAGGGGCGAAGCGCACTATCCTGGTGGCGCTGGGCTGCATCATCGTGATCGGCCTGGGCCTGGTGCTGGTGCAGAGCAAGACGGTGTTCTGGGGGCTGGCCATGGTCCTGGGGCTGTTCATGGGGCCGGCGCAATCGGCTTCCCGCAGCCTCATGGCGGCCCTGGCGCCGCCGCGGGAGGCTTCCGCCTATTTCGGCCTTTTCGCGCTCTCGGGGCGCATCACCGGCTTCCTGGGGCCGGCCACCCTGGCGGCGGTGACGGCCATGACAGGCAGTCAGCGCCTGGGCATTGCGACCGTGCTGGTCTTCCTGGCACTGGGAGCGGCCATCCTGGCGACGATGCAGGTGCCGGCGCCAAGGCGCTGA
- a CDS encoding MarR family winged helix-turn-helix transcriptional regulator: MSQDLLRGRLPMLIGHAARQWRRALDRRLQPFGLSEATWRPLLHLSRAQAPMRQKELAASLGLDGSSVVRLLDALQAAGFIERREEEADRRARAIVLMPAGHAIVAQVEAVARQVRDATLACLSEQEIGTAHDVLDRICRTLSEAAEEAAP, encoded by the coding sequence ATGTCCCAGGACCTCCTCCGTGGCCGGTTGCCGATGCTGATCGGCCATGCGGCGCGGCAATGGCGTCGCGCCCTGGACCGCCGCCTGCAGCCCTTCGGCTTGTCCGAGGCCACCTGGCGGCCGCTGCTCCACCTCTCCCGCGCGCAGGCGCCGATGCGGCAGAAGGAGCTGGCGGCCTCGCTGGGGCTCGACGGCTCCTCCGTCGTGCGGCTGCTGGATGCCTTGCAGGCCGCCGGCTTCATCGAGCGGCGGGAGGAGGAGGCCGACCGCCGCGCCCGCGCCATCGTGCTGATGCCAGCCGGCCATGCCATCGTCGCGCAGGTCGAGGCGGTGGCGCGTCAGGTTCGCGACGCCACCCTGGCCTGCCTCTCCGAGCAGGAGATCGGGACGGCGCATGACGTGCTCGACCGCATCTGCCGCACCCTTTCCGAAGCGGCGGAGGAAGCCGCGCCATGA